The Flavobacterium jumunjinense genome includes a region encoding these proteins:
- a CDS encoding DUF2314 domain-containing protein has protein sequence MGLFSKMFKKDEKEDEKKIVFAKQTPTMEDAYKKAQDTFNYFWREVYWEYRRIIPAHDLSIVKIPFQQKFEEFDEPIVEHMWINEIEFDGENITGILMNTPNQLTNITNGDSVSIKLSEISDWMFSIGGKTHGGFTIQLLRSDMSEKERKNHDAAWGLDFGDYDAILVAYEQEKHPENLIEHPMSKNMVEKFREFLNNNPDEINAKDDLGYTMLHREAIAGNKAIIDVLKEFNVDFNARTNQGKTASDFAQDLNWEHLIPIFQK, from the coding sequence ATGGGATTATTTTCTAAAATGTTCAAAAAGGACGAAAAAGAAGACGAAAAGAAAATTGTTTTCGCAAAACAAACGCCAACAATGGAAGATGCATATAAAAAAGCACAGGATACTTTCAATTATTTTTGGAGAGAAGTATATTGGGAATACAGAAGAATAATTCCAGCACATGATTTATCGATTGTAAAAATTCCTTTTCAACAAAAGTTTGAAGAATTTGACGAACCTATTGTTGAACATATGTGGATTAATGAGATTGAGTTTGATGGAGAAAACATTACAGGTATATTAATGAACACTCCAAATCAATTAACTAACATTACTAACGGTGATAGTGTTTCAATTAAACTAAGCGAGATTAGTGATTGGATGTTTTCCATTGGAGGAAAAACGCATGGTGGATTTACTATTCAACTTCTTCGTTCAGATATGAGTGAAAAAGAAAGAAAAAACCATGATGCTGCTTGGGGTTTAGATTTTGGAGATTATGATGCTATTTTAGTGGCATATGAACAAGAAAAACATCCTGAAAATTTAATTGAACATCCTATGAGTAAAAATATGGTAGAAAAATTTCGCGAGTTTTTAAATAATAATCCTGATGAAATAAATGCCAAGGACGATTTAGGCTATACAATGCTACACAGAGAAGCAATTGCAGGGAACAAAGCTATAATTGACGTTTTAAAAGAATTTAATGTAGACTTTAATGCTCGAACAAATCAAGGCAAGACTGCATCCGATTTTGCACAAGATTTAAATTGGGAACACTTAATTCCAATATTTCAAAAATAA
- a CDS encoding GNAT family N-acetyltransferase, with product MNTIELNINNLTALWKSACVPFNSYSTKDEIEYCSIPNSNWPNRIWTKEKITKENIVKISEIIQNYKSELVFSFFNQNSSNEEDLILENGYSENFSQYGMSLKLDNTFNTNYLLEFKKVTTQKESKNWCIAFKEAFGYIISSETVFKNCAKIDYFIIFHQDQIVGTILYYITNNTIGIHSLGIIPSMRKKGYAQDIMCHILNKALNLGIPLATLQASKMAKSMYEKLGFTTAFVLQNFKLNSN from the coding sequence ATGAACACCATCGAATTAAACATTAACAATCTTACAGCGCTTTGGAAAAGTGCTTGCGTTCCTTTTAATAGTTATAGTACAAAAGACGAGATTGAATATTGCTCTATTCCTAATTCAAATTGGCCCAATAGAATTTGGACAAAGGAAAAAATAACGAAAGAAAACATAGTAAAGATTTCGGAAATAATTCAAAACTATAAATCAGAACTTGTCTTTTCTTTTTTTAATCAAAATAGCTCAAATGAAGAGGATTTAATTCTAGAAAATGGTTATTCTGAAAATTTTAGTCAATATGGGATGAGTTTAAAACTAGATAACACATTCAACACGAATTACCTTCTAGAATTTAAAAAAGTTACAACACAAAAAGAATCTAAAAATTGGTGTATTGCGTTTAAAGAAGCATTTGGTTATATAATTAGTAGTGAAACTGTATTTAAAAATTGTGCAAAAATTGATTATTTCATTATTTTTCATCAAGACCAAATTGTTGGAACAATTCTTTATTATATAACAAACAACACAATAGGAATTCATAGTTTAGGAATTATTCCATCCATGAGAAAGAAAGGTTATGCTCAAGATATTATGTGCCACATTCTTAACAAAGCATTAAATTTAGGAATTCCCTTAGCAACACTTCAGGCATCAAAAATGGCTAAATCGATGTATGAAAAATTAGGTTTCACTACAGCATTTGTCCTTCAAAATTTCAAATTAAATTCAAATTAA